From the Manihot esculenta cultivar AM560-2 chromosome 3, M.esculenta_v8, whole genome shotgun sequence genome, one window contains:
- the LOC110612022 gene encoding E3 ubiquitin-protein ligase SIRP1, translating into MEEAMAAQYWCHMCSQMVNPIMEAEIKCPFCQSGFVEEMSSSTRENQEPDPDFSSDRALSLWAPILLGMMGNPRRRRRYRRMDFEEEEDSDDGEPHHGGETELDRELESFMRRRRRSSATILQLLQGIRAGMASESENSEGERNRDGDRDRERERVILINPMNRTVIVQGSYDSSNGQNQNHTPIGSLGDYFLGPGLDMLLQHLAENDPNRYGTPPAQKEAIEALPTVTIKETFQCSVCLDDFEIGTEAKEMPCKHKFHSSCILPWLELHSSCPVCRFQLPADESKSDSERSRISIHRTESSNVDNNNSSSNGSNSSNSSNNHQHHGNSIEEGEEEGRNGNGRRFSFPWPFNSLFSSSSGSQSSGNHSTSTSSSSLANAPGNASQRDEN; encoded by the coding sequence ATGGAGGAAGCAATGGCAGCCCAATATTGGTGTCACATGTGTTCTCAAATGGTCAATCCCATTATGGAAGCTGAGATTAAATGCCCCTTTTGTCAAAGTGGATTTGTAGAAGAAATGAGCAGTAGCACAAGGGAAAATCAGGAGCCTGATCCTGATTTTAGTTCTGATCGTGCACTCTCTCTTTGGGCCCCAATCTTGCTTGGAATGATGGGAAATCCCCGTCGACGGAGAAGATATAGAAGAATGgattttgaagaagaagaggacaGTGATGATGGTGAGCCACACCATGGAGGAGAAACTGAGTTAGACCGTGAACTTGAATCATTcatgaggaggaggagaagaagttCAGCTACGATATTACAATTGCTTCAAGGAATTCGAGCTGGAATGGCATCTGAATCAGAGAATTCTGAAGGAGAAAGGAATAGAGATGGAGATAGAGATAGGGAAAGAGAACGAGTCATTTTGATCAATCCTATGAATCGAACTGTCATTGTTCAGGGTTCATATGATTCAAGCAATGGTCAAAACCAGAATCACACTCCCATTGGGTCATTAGGTGATTATTTCTTAGGACCTGGTTTGGATATGTTGTTGCAGCATTTAGCAGAGAATGATCCAAACAGATATGGTACTCCACCAGCACAAAAGGAGGCAATTGAGGCATTGCCTACTGTAACAATCAAGGAAACTTTCCAATGTTCAGTTTGTTTGGATGATTTTGAGATTGGCACTGAGGCAAAGGAAATGCCATGCAAGCACAAGTTTCATAGCTCATGTATATTGCCATGGCTGGAACTTCATAGTTCTTGCCCAGTTTGCAGGTTTCAGTTGCCTGCTGATGAGTCCAAGTCTGATTCTGAGAGGTCTCGGATTAGCATTCATCGGACAGAAAGCAGTAATGTTGATAATAACAATAGTAGCAGCAATGGCAGTAACAGTAGTAATAGTAGTAATAATCACCAACATCACGGAAATAGCATTGAAGAGGGAGAAGAGGAGGGAAGAAATGGAAATGGTAGAAGGTTTTCATTTCCTTGGCCTTTCAATAGTTTGTTCTCATCTTCCTCAGGATCTCAATCCAGTGGAAATCATTCAACCTCAACTTCATCATCCTCTTTGGCAAATGCCCCTGGAAATGCTTCCCAAAGAGATGAGAATTGA